TGGGCGTCCAGCTCATGACCACCGTCTGGTTGTAGGGGACCGGAGAGGCACCGAGATAGGTCTTTGGTCCGCCGTACGGATTTCCGGCGTCGAGATCGTCGACGGCAATGGTGGAGTTCTGTGTCGCGTTGATCGTGATCTTGTAGGTACAGCCGGTGCCGTAGGCGCCGAGCACTGGTGCCTCGACACTGATGTTGTCCACGTTGGCGGTCGCGATCGGCGAATGGGCGAAGGTTGCCGTCGTCGCCGAGACCGCCGCCCCGGCGGCGATAACTGCGACGATACGGCTGCGTTGGGTGGGGGACATGGTGAACTCCTTCGGGTTTGGGGACGGTGCACTCTCGACGCTATTGGCGGAGGAGGGGACCGCTTAGAGTAGTGCGCTACCCGAACTCGTTGGTCACGACCGCTCGATGAGATTGAAAGTTTGTACGGATTTCTGGCGGGCGGCGGTTGTCAGACGTCGCGGGTAGTGTGAACATTAGTTCGAATGAACGGGTGTTCATGCAGTTGAGGGGGTGAATCGGGTGAGTACGACGGGTCGTGTCGGATTGGTCGACGGGTTGCCGGATTCGCCGGTGGAGTTGGTGGCGTTGGCTGATGCGGTGGCGGTGAAGCTGGGGTCGGCGGTGTGGGCTGGGTTGACTGAGGACGAGTTGGTGTCGACGGCGCGGTTGTTGCAGCGGTCGCGGTGGCGTATCGAGGGTGTCGACGCGCAGTTGTTCACCGAGATCAACGATCGGTGTGCGTTTACCCGCGAGGGGTTCACCCATCCTTTGCGGTGGTTGTCGACGGGGTTGCGGCTGGGCCGGTTCGAGGCGCGCCGCCGTTATCGTCGCGCAGCCAAGATCGCGCGGTTGACCTCACCGACGGGGCAGACGATGGAACCGGAGTTCCCGGCGACCGCCGCGGCGGTGGCCGCGGGCCTGATCGGCGGGGCACACGTCGACGAGATCGGCATCATCATGGGCAAGATTCCGTGGCGGCTGCCGCCGGAAGTCCGTGCCCGGGCCGAAGCCGATTTGGCGGAGATGGCCACCGAGTTGACGCCGTTCCAGTTGCGTGCGGCGGGCAGCGCGTTGCTGGCCTATCTCGACCCGGATGGCACCCTGTCCGACGAGCGCGACCGCACCCGGCGGCGCCGGTTGTCGCTGGGCCCACAAGGCCCCGATCTGATGTCGAAGCTGACCGGGGATCTGCCGCCGATCGTGCGGGCCAAGCTCGAATTGTTTCTGACCAATTGGGCCGCGCCGGGGATGAACAATCCCGCCGACGGCCCCGATTGCCGCGTCGAAGGGGCGTTGGCGGATCGGGACCTGTCCGACGACGCGGTCAAGGACACCGTGGCCCAGGCGCGGGCCCGGGACGACCGCAACCCCGAGCAACGCAACCTCGACGCCTTCGAAGCCCTCCTCGACTACGTCCTGGCCGACGACCCCACCGCGAAGACCACCCGTACCGGCGACGACACCGCGCAGAACCCGGCGGCGGATCGGGCGGCAGCGGGCCGGGGCGCACGGTGCGCGGCCAATTCATCGTCACCGCGTCGATCGCGGATTTGAAGGCCGGTTGCGGGTTCGGGTTGACCACCACGGGCACGTTGATCCCGATCGGCGAGTTGATCGACGTCGCCGCCCAGTTGGATCCGTCGCTGGTGGTATTCGCCGACCACACCCGCGAAGTCCTGTACTACGGGCGGGCCCGCCGCGGCGCGACGCTGGCGCAACGGTGCGCCCTGTTCGCCCGCGACCGCGGCGACAGCAACCCCGACTCGGAAACACCGTTCATCACCACCGAAGCCCACCACCTACCCGACTGGGCATTGGGCGGACTCACCGACATCGACAAACTCACCGCCACCAGCGGACCCAACAACCGCCGCGTGGGACCGGGCCCACGGCAATGGGAAACGGTCTACCAACGCACCGGACCATTCGCCGGACGAGTCGCCTGGCGACTGCGATGCCACAACGGCACCGCCGGTCAACCACGCGTCAACCTCGGCCACCACCCCGACGACCTCGCCCGCGTCGCAATCAACAACATCCGCGCCATCGGCGGCAAAGGCACCACCCGCTACCTCCACACCGCATCCCGAGGCGACACCAACAGCGCGAACACACACGGCGACCACAACGACCCAGACCCACCCCGATCACCCACCGAACACCGACTCCGCAACAGACTCGGCTACACCGAGATCTGATGATTGAGTAGGCCGGTCCGCCGTGGAATGCCGGTCACAGGGCGAAGCAGGACGAGCCGGTGTTGATTCCCTTCTTGACCGCCACCGTCTTCAGCTTGTAGTTCCCGTCCTGGCGGATACCGATGAGTCGGACCCCCTCGGCCTTGGGTGTCCACTTGAAGGTGATCAACGCACCCTTGGTGTTCTGGACATCCAGGACCACCAGGTCGTTGGTAGCACCGCCCTCGACCAGGACGGGGTGGTTGCCGCTGGCGTCGACGGCGGCGCTGACGTCGTAGGTGCAGCCGGTGCCGTAGGCACTCCCGGTGGACGGCTTGGCGACGACCAGGTTGGTGACCGTGGCCGTCGCGCTGCCGGGCGAGGCGATAACGGAGGCCGCGCCGACGAACAGCGCCGGAAGGACGAGTCGGGCCGCGGTATGGGTGGTTCGCATGATGTTTCCTCTCGAGTGGGCGGGCGATTTGCGACGAGTCACGCCGCGGGAAGGCACAGGGAGCCGGTGTTCACGCCGCGGTTGACGGTTACCGACAGCGAGAGTTTCGAGTTGGTGCCGGCCTGACTGGCGACGAGCTTCCGTGCTCCGTCGACCTTCGGGGTCCAGTTGAAGACGATGGTCTGGTTGACCGGCGCGACCTCCTCGCCGACGTGTTTGTGCGTCCCGTCGGGCGAGTAGTCGTCGAGGTTGACGTGGGCGTTCATCGTCGCCTGAACGGTGACCTTGTAGGCGCATTCGGTGAGGTATCCGCCGGCCGGCGGATTCTCGATGTCGACGGTGAGGATGCTCGCCGACGCCGTCGGCGATGTCGCCACCGCGGCAGCGATGGCGCAGAGGGACGCGCCGAGCGCGACGGAGCCGACGAACGTGCGTGGGCGCGCGGTGGCGGTCGGTTGGAGGACGGGCATCGGGTACTCCTGAAAGTGTCGGGGAAGGGCTGCACGGCAGACGCTATTGCCCGACGAGGAGGCGCCGTAGAGTAGTCCGCTACCTGTTTCGCCTACCGGCGTGTGAATCGGCAGCGGGAGACGAGAACGCCCCGCACAGCGTGTGCTGTGCAGGGCGTTCTACTTCGTTGTGCGGTTACGCGTTGGCGGCCGGGCGCACCGCCTTCGCGGCGTCGACCATGTTGCGCAGCGACGCGGTGACCTCCTCGTTGCCGCGGGTCTTCAGACCGCAGTCCGGGTTGACCCACAGCCGCTGGGCCGGCACGGCCTTCAACGCGGCCTGCAGCGACGCCGTGATCTCGTCGGTCGACGGGACGCGCGGGCTGTGGATGTCGTAGACACCCGGGCCCACACCGTTGGCGAAGCCGACGGCGTTGAGGTCGTCGAGGACCTCCATCGCCGAGCGGGCCGCCTCGATCGAGGTGACGTCGGCGTCCAGATCCGCGATCGCGCCGATGACCTCGCCGAACTCCGAGTAGCACAGGTGCGTGTGGATCTGGGTCGTGTCCTCGACGCCGGCCGTCGACAGGCGGAAGGCGTCGACCGCCCAGCGCAGGTACTCCGGCTTGTCGGCGTCGCGCAGCGGCAGCAACTCGCGCAGCGCGGGCTCGTCGACCTGGATGACGCCGATACCGGCCTTCTCCAGGTCCACGGTCTCGTCGCGGATCGCCAGGGCGATCTGGTTGGCCGAGTCCTTCTCCGGCTGGTCGTCGCGGACGAACGACCACGCGAGGATCGTCACCGGGCCGGTGAGCATGCCCTTGACCGGCTTCTCGGTCTTGGACTGCGCGTAGGTGATCCAGTCGACGGTCATCGGCGTCTGACGCACGACGTCGCCGAAGAGGATCGGCGGGCGCACGCAGCGGGTGCCGTAGGACTGCACCCAGCCGTTCTGGGTGGCGAAGAAGCCGTCGAGTTGCTCGGCGAAGTACTGCACCATGTCGTTTCGCTCGGGCTCGCCGTGCACCAGCACGTCCAGACCCAACTGCTCCTGCAGCTCGATCACGCCGTCGATCTCGGCCTTCATGCGACGGGTGTACTCCGCGTCGTCGATCTCGCCGGTGCGCAGGGCGGCACGGGCCTTGCGGATCTCACCGGTCTGCGGGTACGAACCGATCGTCGTCGTCGGCAGCAGCGGCAGGTTCAGCCGCTCCTGCTGGGCGGCCAGCCGGGCCGAGCTCTCGCCACGGGCGAGTTCGTCCTCGGTGACTGCGGTCAGGCGGTCCCGGACGGCGGCGACCTTCACCCGGGGATCGGTGGCGCGGATGGCCAATGCGGCCGCGCTCGCTTCGAAGCGGTCGGCGACGGCGTCGCGGCCGCGGTTCAACGCGGTCGCGAGTGTCGCGACCTCGACGAACTTCTCCGCGGCGAAGGCGAGCCAGCCGCGCAGGTTGTCGTCGAGCTCGGTCTCCGGCTCCAGCGAATACGGCACGTGCAACGTCGAGCACGACGTCGAGACGGCCACCGCGCGCGCCGAGCCCAGCAGCGTGCCGAGGGTGGCCAGCGCCGCGTCGAGGTCGGTGCGCCAGATGTTGCGGCCGTTGACGACGCCGGCGACCAGCAGCTTCGACGACAGTGCGGGCACCGCTGCGACGGTGTCGGCGCTGCCGTACACCAGGTCGACGCCGATGGCCTCGACGTCGGTGTGCGCGAGTGCGGACAGCACCTGTGCGCCCGGATCGCCGAAGTAGGTGTTCACGAAGATCGCGGGACGGTTCGAGACGCCGGAGAGACGCTGGTAGACCGATCCGGCGACCTCGGCGGCGGTCGCCACGCCGTCGGCGTTGTCGACGATGTCGGTGCACAGCACCGGCTCGTCGATCTGCACCCACTTGACGCCCGCTGCGGCAAGTTCGCCCAGCAGCTGTTCGTAGACCTCGACGACCTCGTCGATGCGGTCGAACGGCGCGGTCTCGTCAGTCGACTTCGCCAGACCAAGGAAGGTGATCGGACCGATGACGACCGGACGCGCGTCGACGCCCAGGTTGGCGGCCTCGGACCATTCGGCGAGCACCTTCGACGCGTCGAGGCGGTAGGTCGTCTGCGCCGACAGCTCCGGGACCAGGTAGTGGTAGTTCGTGTCGAACCACTTGGTCATCTCCAGCGGCGTCAGCTCGGCGGTGCCGCGCGCGGCCGCGAAATAGCGGTTCAGATCGTCGTCGACCGACGCGAAGCGCGGCGCGAGGGCGCCCAGCATGATCGCGGTGTCGAGCATCTGGTCGTAGTAGGAGAAGGTGTTGACCGGGATCGAGTCGAATCCGGCGTCGCGCAGCGAACGGGCGGTGTCGCCGCGCAGCGAGGCGGCGACCGCTTCGAGCGACGCGCGGTCGGTGTTGCCCTTCCAATAGCCTTCGATGGCCCGCTTCAGCTCACGGTTCGGGCCGATGCGGGCGGTGCCGCCGACGGTGGCGGTGAAATCGGGTGCCCGGTTGGTGGTGGGGGTGGTGTCCGAGGACATGTCTCGTGCTGCTCCTGATGTGGTTCCAACGGTTCACCACCCGCAGGGCGCAAAAGGGCGACGGCGCGGCGGCGGCGCCCACAGAATTCAGGAGCCGGTACTTCCGCGCGTTTCGTCGACCCGTGCGCCCAGATCCTCGAGGCGATGAGCCACCCGGGCACGGCGTGCCCGGGACAATTGGCAGGTCTTCGGACTCATCGGCGCGCGGCGCGTAGCGCCACACCTAGTGACTGTCGCTTCCCAGGCCGGGGCCCAGTGCGTTGACAGTGGTCGTTCCGATATACCGCTGCGGGGTCAGTTCCGGATTCCCACCGGATTCCCTCTCGTCGCCGGGCGGACACGCCGATTCAGGCGCGTGCGAAGGGCGACTCGGCAGACGACTCGCGGGCCAGGGGCTCCTCATACCCGCGGGTCGTCGGGACCAATTGCACCCCCATCTTATCCTGCACCGATCGATGCGACGGTCGGCACGTCGTCGAGCCAAGGCAAAGCCGCGGTCGTGGGCGCATACCCGTCCACGACCGCGGCCCCGTCACACCGAGCGCCGGTACACGCGGAAGGCGAGTGTCGCCAGGCAGGCCATAACCACCGACAGCCCGGCCAGCAGCCCGAGATGGCTCCAGATCGAAGCCCAGTCCGGTGTTGCCTGCACGGCCTCCCGACCTGAGCGCACCGCCCATTCGAACGGATTGAACCGGGCGATGTCGGACACCCAGCGCGGGGCTAGACGGGTATCCATGATTGCCGAACTCAAGAACATCAGCGGGAACGCGAGAATCTGCGAGATGCCGATCAGTGCCGTCTGCTCCCGAGTGAGCAGTGCAACGGCATCGGAGAACGCGCCGAACACGAAGGTCAACAGGACTGCGGCGAGTACCAGCACGGTGAGGCCGACGATGCCTCCGGCAAAGCGCGCTCCGGCCAACCAGGCGACGCCGACCACCACCAACGTCTGCACGACCGTGAGGACCGCCTGATAGAGCAGGGTGGCGACGATCAGTGCCCCGCGACTGGTGGGCGAAGTCAGGAAGCGGTCCATCACGCCGCGGCTCATGTCGTCGATATACGAGGTGCCGGTCCAGGCGCTGCCGAAGAGCGCCATCATCATCACGATGCCGGGCGTCAGGAACACCAGGTAGTCGTCGCCGCCGCTGAATCCTGGGATGTCCACGACGGATTTGAACAACTGTCCGAAGAGCAACAGCCAGATGATCGGCTGGACCAGATTCATCACGAGATAGACGGGCATCCGGACGAAGGCGCGCAGTTGTCGCTCGGCGAGCAGCAGGGTGTGGCTGATCGCGGTTGACGGCCCGGTCATCACAGCGCTCCTTCGGCGGCGGCGAAGCTCCGGCCGGTGTGCCACAGATAGACGTCGTCAAGGCTCGGGCGGGCCACGGTCGCCGACGCGACGGGGATGCCGGTCTCGTCGAAGGCGGTGAGTACCCGTGGCAGAGCCCGGGCGCCCGCATCGGCGCGGCCACGCAGCACCAGGCCCTCACGGGTGACTCCAGTGATCCCGTCGAGATCGGCCATGACGGCGAGGGCTCTGGAGATTCCGGCGGGCTCGACTTGCGCGTCCAGCTCCACGGTTACCGAATCGCCGTGCAGGCCGCTCTTGAGTGATTCGGGCGTGCCCTCGGCGACGACGCGGCCGTGGTCGATGATTGCCAGCCGTGAGGCCAGACGATCTGCCTCCTCCAGGTAGTGGGTCGTCAACAGCACCGTCATCTGTTCGATGTGCGCCATCGCTTCCAACTCGGCCCACATTTCGGCCCGCGCCTCGGGATCGAGTCCGGTCGTCGGCTCGTCGAGAAACAACACCTGGGGACGGTGCACGAGTCCGATCGCGACGTCGAGCTTGCGGGCCATCCCGCCGGAATATCCTTTCACCAGGCGATCGGCGGCGTCGGCGAGCGAGAACCGCTGCAGCAGTTCGTTTGCACGATCTCTGGCGTCGGTCCTGCCCATTCCCTGTAGACGAGCGGCGAGTACGAGGTTCTCGCGTCCGGTCGCCATCGGATCGGCGACCGCCTTCTGTGCGACCAGGCCGATGGCGCGTCGCACCCGCTCGGGATGGCGACCCACGTCGATCCCGGCTACTTCGGCGTGGCCCGAGTCGGCTTGGGACAGCGTCGCGAGGATCTTCACCGTGGTGGACTTGCCCGCGCCGTTGGGGCCGAGCAGACCGAAGATCGTTCCTGCCTGCACGCGCAGGCTCAGTCCGTCGAGCGCGGTCAGTCGTGGTGCGCCGCGGGCGCCGGGATAGGTCTTGCTCAGGTCGTCGGCTC
This genomic interval from Gordonia sp. X0973 contains the following:
- a CDS encoding ATP-binding cassette domain-containing protein; the encoded protein is MVTIAPDRLGIRADDLSKTYPGARGAPRLTALDGLSLRVQAGTIFGLLGPNGAGKSTTVKILATLSQADSGHAEVAGIDVGRHPERVRRAIGLVAQKAVADPMATGRENLVLAARLQGMGRTDARDRANELLQRFSLADAADRLVKGYSGGMARKLDVAIGLVHRPQVLFLDEPTTGLDPEARAEMWAELEAMAHIEQMTVLLTTHYLEEADRLASRLAIIDHGRVVAEGTPESLKSGLHGDSVTVELDAQVEPAGISRALAVMADLDGITGVTREGLVLRGRADAGARALPRVLTAFDETGIPVASATVARPSLDDVYLWHTGRSFAAAEGAL
- the metE gene encoding 5-methyltetrahydropteroyltriglutamate--homocysteine S-methyltransferase; this encodes MSSDTTPTTNRAPDFTATVGGTARIGPNRELKRAIEGYWKGNTDRASLEAVAASLRGDTARSLRDAGFDSIPVNTFSYYDQMLDTAIMLGALAPRFASVDDDLNRYFAAARGTAELTPLEMTKWFDTNYHYLVPELSAQTTYRLDASKVLAEWSEAANLGVDARPVVIGPITFLGLAKSTDETAPFDRIDEVVEVYEQLLGELAAAGVKWVQIDEPVLCTDIVDNADGVATAAEVAGSVYQRLSGVSNRPAIFVNTYFGDPGAQVLSALAHTDVEAIGVDLVYGSADTVAAVPALSSKLLVAGVVNGRNIWRTDLDAALATLGTLLGSARAVAVSTSCSTLHVPYSLEPETELDDNLRGWLAFAAEKFVEVATLATALNRGRDAVADRFEASAAALAIRATDPRVKVAAVRDRLTAVTEDELARGESSARLAAQQERLNLPLLPTTTIGSYPQTGEIRKARAALRTGEIDDAEYTRRMKAEIDGVIELQEQLGLDVLVHGEPERNDMVQYFAEQLDGFFATQNGWVQSYGTRCVRPPILFGDVVRQTPMTVDWITYAQSKTEKPVKGMLTGPVTILAWSFVRDDQPEKDSANQIALAIRDETVDLEKAGIGVIQVDEPALRELLPLRDADKPEYLRWAVDAFRLSTAGVEDTTQIHTHLCYSEFGEVIGAIADLDADVTSIEAARSAMEVLDDLNAVGFANGVGPGVYDIHSPRVPSTDEITASLQAALKAVPAQRLWVNPDCGLKTRGNEEVTASLRNMVDAAKAVRPAANA
- a CDS encoding DUF222 domain-containing protein; the protein is MSTTGRVGLVDGLPDSPVELVALADAVAVKLGSAVWAGLTEDELVSTARLLQRSRWRIEGVDAQLFTEINDRCAFTREGFTHPLRWLSTGLRLGRFEARRRYRRAAKIARLTSPTGQTMEPEFPATAAAVAAGLIGGAHVDEIGIIMGKIPWRLPPEVRARAEADLAEMATELTPFQLRAAGSALLAYLDPDGTLSDERDRTRRRRLSLGPQGPDLMSKLTGDLPPIVRAKLELFLTNWAAPGMNNPADGPDCRVEGALADRDLSDDAVKDTVAQARARDDRNPEQRNLDAFEALLDYVLADDPTAKTTRTGDDTAQNPAADRAAAGRGARCAANSSSPRRSRI
- a CDS encoding DUF222 domain-containing protein — translated: MRGQFIVTASIADLKAGCGFGLTTTGTLIPIGELIDVAAQLDPSLVVFADHTREVLYYGRARRGATLAQRCALFARDRGDSNPDSETPFITTEAHHLPDWALGGLTDIDKLTATSGPNNRRVGPGPRQWETVYQRTGPFAGRVAWRLRCHNGTAGQPRVNLGHHPDDLARVAINNIRAIGGKGTTRYLHTASRGDTNSANTHGDHNDPDPPRSPTEHRLRNRLGYTEI
- a CDS encoding ABC transporter permease gives rise to the protein MTGPSTAISHTLLLAERQLRAFVRMPVYLVMNLVQPIIWLLLFGQLFKSVVDIPGFSGGDDYLVFLTPGIVMMMALFGSAWTGTSYIDDMSRGVMDRFLTSPTSRGALIVATLLYQAVLTVVQTLVVVGVAWLAGARFAGGIVGLTVLVLAAVLLTFVFGAFSDAVALLTREQTALIGISQILAFPLMFLSSAIMDTRLAPRWVSDIARFNPFEWAVRSGREAVQATPDWASIWSHLGLLAGLSVVMACLATLAFRVYRRSV